The following proteins are co-located in the Thermus sp. LT1-2-5 genome:
- a CDS encoding extracellular solute-binding protein — MRKGTAWLLVLLGAWALGQQSRPASDPGVVEAARKEGRLIIYSATDQASAQALLDDFRRLYPFIQIEYNDLGTQAIYDRFVSETAAGARSADLLWSSAMELQVKLASEGYALPYDSPEAKNWPANARLENLAYGTTLEPAVVVFNRRFLKPEEVPTTREGLVRLLQEPRMRGRVATWDPERSAVGFTILKADYDQYPAFQNLVRAFGRAQAALYSSTGAAFEKVISGEHYRKGGVGAITPRFSNRGYMDPHALLRSA, encoded by the coding sequence ATGCGTAAGGGAACGGCGTGGCTTTTGGTTTTGCTCGGGGCTTGGGCTTTGGGGCAGCAGTCCCGGCCAGCCTCTGACCCTGGGGTGGTGGAGGCAGCCCGCAAGGAGGGGCGGCTCATCATCTACTCGGCCACGGACCAGGCGAGCGCCCAAGCTCTGTTGGACGACTTCCGCCGTCTGTACCCGTTCATCCAGATTGAGTACAACGATTTGGGGACGCAGGCCATTTACGACCGTTTTGTGAGCGAAACGGCGGCCGGGGCGCGGAGTGCGGACCTCCTCTGGTCTAGCGCCATGGAACTCCAGGTGAAGCTGGCGAGCGAGGGGTACGCCTTGCCCTACGACTCCCCCGAGGCCAAGAACTGGCCGGCCAACGCGCGCCTGGAGAACCTCGCCTACGGCACGACCCTCGAGCCGGCGGTGGTGGTTTTTAACCGCCGCTTCCTCAAGCCGGAGGAGGTCCCCACCACCCGCGAGGGCCTGGTGCGCCTCCTGCAGGAGCCCAGGATGCGGGGGCGGGTGGCCACCTGGGACCCCGAGCGGAGCGCCGTGGGCTTCACCATCCTTAAGGCGGACTACGACCAGTACCCGGCCTTCCAAAACCTGGTGCGGGCCTTTGGCCGAGCCCAGGCCGCCCTCTATTCCTCCACGGGAGCGGCCTTTGAAAAGGTTATCTCCGGGGAGCATTACAGAAAAGGGGGTGTGGGGGCCATAACGCCCCGGTTTTCAAACCGGGGATACATGGACCCCCACGCGCTCCTTCGGAGCGCATAG